Genomic window (Theileria annulata chromosome 4, complete sequence, *** SEQUENCING IN PROGRESS ***):
TGATCCATTCCAGCACCGAAAAGACTATCAGTACCAATAATGCTATTAATTCTGTGGTATTCAACACCATTAACAATGTTAATCATACTCTGAACAGTATCACCAACACGAACAACTCAGTAACTGCTAATGAGAATGGATTTGAAATTGATCAAGACGTTATTGATATGGCCACTCAGTACCTTGATACCAATGCTCAATTTAGTCAGGACTATGGCACACAAATTTCTAACAGTCAAGTTACCACAAAAGATAGTCAAAACAATAAGAACACTAGTATTCCTCCTTTAGTTGACTATTTTCCTCCAGATTCAGGCTATTTAGATCACAGTTTCTTGTGTTTCGTCAAGAACCGTGACTTGACTTACAATAATGAAACCTTTATAAGGTTCTCAAAGGAAAGATTTTCGAATATTTTCAAGGACAAACCTGTAGAGTTATCTGATGTTTGTAGGTTTTTTAACCCCTCTACCACTGTAGGATATGTTCCATCTTATGTTGAAaaacataatattaactatttGTTCGGGTTTCTGAACCATTCTTCTGTTGTCGTCTTTGATGACTGTGATCCTTTCTGTAAATGTCTTGCTATTATTGTTCAGTCTGTTTATGGGACTCTTCATAAAAACGTTTGGCTTTCAGTTTTTGATGATTGTTTCAACTCCcatttttgtattttcGATCTTGAGGTTTTCCCTTTCATTTCACCCTTTTCTCATCAACTCTCAACTTCACTTGAATTAAATTCTCTTGAAGGCTTCTTTCTCTTCGATGATTGTCTTGTTCAGGTACTTTTATCACTTTTATACATGTTTAGGGGCACAATGTTAGGGTTTTGAGGGATTTTTCCAGGAACTTACCTCGTGAGCAGGCCATTCAGATGATCGATACTTTAAACTCAGATTTTGCCAATGCAAAACGAGAATATAGTTATTAACCACAATCAATAAcactaatattatatatttgtatactATATGCTTGTGTttgatatataatttgtgaTGTTACGAGTTTACAGTTTTACCACATAATTCTTAATCCTATATACATTAATACTTAAAACcctaatagtatatatactaatactacagtactactactatacATCTAGTACTGTATACTACTAAATACTACCAATACTACACTATGTCCAACCATTAATAGTACTAATCCAttaactactactaatactatatgTATATCTATACCATTATACATATATGCATATGAATATATACTtgtatagtatatagtattaagtatattaaaaattgttgAGTAATGTGGAGAGTGAATTTCCACTTTTTAGTGAGTGATATGCTTTTCTAAATTCGTTAGTAATTTTAGTTCTTTGGTGAATAGCAATATTGGCCACATCAACCCCGACTTCAAATGGGTTATCCACATGTAAATATGGTTCATTGATTATAGAATTCTCAGTATTAAATTCTGATAAATCAACACTTCTAATGAGGATTGGTTTATTTTGTGCATACAAATTATACCAGCCAAAgtatttgaaaaattgtGTCAAGAGTGTTTTGTTATCTGAATTATTTCTCTTGGACTTTGTTATATAGTTTAGTTCTGACTTGATCTTGTTAAAATCAGTTGAGAATCTACAATCGACACctgaaatatattttggTTCCTCATTTGTTGAAAATGCTAAATCCTGTAATGAGGGCAATAATGGCGGATCACAGttttgtaaaaaatgtattaacATTAGAGATATAGCAAATGAACTTAAAGTTCCCTCAGATCTGTTGTTTATATTCCTATTCCTAGCCCAAAGTTTAAGAAAAAGGACCAAATCCCTAACTCTAGGCTCAAATGATACATAATTTCCTATTAAAATACTGTTTATTATTGctaaatcattatttacTGATATATCAATTGATGGTATATCATCACATTCAAAATACATTTTCTCTAAATCattacattaatttttaatggTGAGATAATTATGTATTTactagttatatattttagtatTACCTTGAGTATTTAGACTATCGTACAGTGTATTTGGTGTTTTGATATAATCTCTTTTCCAGTGTAGGATTGGTATTTTAGCAGTGAACCTGTTTTGAAATATTCTACTGGGTGATAATGGTGTAAGAACATTTGAAATACGCCTCAAATTCCTTATCGTTGCACTTCTTGAGTTGACATTTGGGATTTGGACACAGACATCCAAATCACTACCATCTGTCCAAAGTCCATTTATTGCACTTCCAAAAAATGAAACTGAACACTTCCTATTCACCTTTTCCCTCAAAATCTTCTCCAAAAACTCAGAAATCCTCTCATTCCTAGACTTTAAATCTAGGTCGTTCAACCCATTTTTAACTGGACTTTCATCATGAACATCAAGTTTACGTAGTTTTAAGTCTTCTATTTGACTTTTTTCAACTTCTGATTCAGAATGAGGTTCTTCAGATTGGGACAGTGAATTTctaa
Coding sequences:
- a CDS encoding uncharacterized protein (Tap349h10.p1c.C.cand.233 - score = 26.28), coding for MSITLYKRCLKLHNFSLSFLQYNQKLLDFSHNSYFPLFLRALSNISGSKNLKDTKTINLTYEKVSDPDFDDFDEDEPLYPEPFNEVQNISLSKLISFRNSLSQSEEPHSESEVEKSQIEDLKLRKLDVHDESPVKNGLNDLDLKSRNERISEFLEKILREKVNRKCSVSFFGSAINGLWTDGSDLDVCVQIPNVNSRSATIRNLRRISNVLTPLSPSRIFQNRFTAKIPILHWKRDYIKTPNTLYDSLNTQEKMYFECDDIPSIDISVNNDLAIINSILIGNYVSFEPRVRDLVLFLKLWARNRNINNRSEGTLSSFAISLMLIHFLQNCDPPLLPSLQDLAFSTNEEPKYISGVDCRFSTDFNKIKSELNYITKSKRNNSDNKTLLTQFFKYFGWYNLYAQNKPILIRSVDLSEFNTENSIINEPYLHVDNPFEVGVDVANIAIHQRTKITNEFRKAYHSLKSGNSLSTLLNNF